A single region of the Paraburkholderia megapolitana genome encodes:
- a CDS encoding TonB-dependent receptor, whose translation MKQRALALAVKRIIWAELALSAAVAGPVFAQSQPAVPTGTAIAPAAAAPAASAASSGTATPADTTTSAATSTATPTGKVQQLKTFEVTGSLIRQADKTGFQQVQVISPKQIQDSGAQSVSDYVRSISANSANSWGEANDDSFAAGGAGIALRGLSEKYTLVLVDGQRVAPFAFAVNGTDQFFDLNTLPLNIVDRIEVVKTGAVSQYGSDAIGGVVNIITKHNFQGLQLDGGYGGATQGGAGTTKFGILGGFGNLASDGFNVTATASYYKSNGFTLADRDTTKNEDFSNKPFGGSIQYPTYFLNPTTGAASVPFGCAGGTLAPYTSSIIASQRASVSSGNVCLKNTAEDTSIQPMTERYNAKVHADFKINDQTTAYADLWESYNTTTTSDFNAAIGNFLQYNPVTKTVSPYTSLVPANNPYNTTGVPQEFFGSVPTTINVKTNSNFWRAGTGVKGTFSLYGDDWDWNTGYTHSQSTVSNTTNGVFNPTGLTAVLQNGTYNFGNPSATPNGLNGALTQSSNLGISKLDAFDATLSTPSLFHIPTGDVGLGLGAQFLHESELIEEDGATMNGGILNPNLQTVDGERNIAAAYYQIDIPLINKMLTFSQAGRYDHYSDFGGAFSPRFALRFQPIQQLTTYASYNRGFRAPEFLENTNSSNLGIQPVGPNGQNETVVTRGNPALQPEKTKNYNIGFELSPTRTTDVGFDWYKIHVDKAIGTTIDPAGTVLNPDGSIAYMLNTYENLGSFDTDGFETTFSQSLPTKVGTFKLSADWTYVWHFKMNGIGGLSSTVDGAGNDLTLSQPFGGSFPRWKGNTDLSWAYHQFTADLQWQYTGPYSNALGLNYSTASYSEFNLNVAYNGFKHWTIYGGINNIFNRAPPYDPLWLSTTDQTGYDQSLYTYIGRYVQIGATYKF comes from the coding sequence ATGAAACAGCGTGCATTGGCGTTAGCCGTTAAACGAATAATCTGGGCTGAGCTGGCGTTGTCGGCTGCAGTAGCCGGGCCTGTGTTTGCGCAGAGTCAGCCGGCTGTGCCGACAGGCACTGCGATTGCGCCCGCGGCGGCTGCACCGGCCGCATCGGCTGCCTCGTCCGGGACAGCGACACCGGCGGACACTACTACGAGCGCTGCGACGAGCACTGCGACGCCCACGGGCAAAGTCCAGCAGTTGAAGACGTTCGAAGTGACCGGCTCGCTGATTCGACAGGCTGACAAGACCGGGTTCCAGCAGGTTCAGGTCATTTCCCCGAAGCAGATCCAGGATTCGGGTGCGCAGAGTGTGTCCGACTATGTGCGCTCCATTTCGGCCAACTCGGCAAATAGCTGGGGTGAAGCCAACGACGATAGCTTTGCCGCGGGCGGTGCCGGTATCGCACTGCGCGGACTCAGTGAAAAGTACACGCTGGTGCTCGTCGACGGTCAGCGTGTTGCGCCGTTCGCATTTGCTGTCAACGGCACCGACCAGTTCTTCGACCTGAATACGCTCCCGCTAAACATCGTCGATCGCATCGAAGTCGTGAAGACCGGTGCGGTGTCGCAGTACGGCTCGGACGCTATCGGCGGTGTCGTCAACATCATCACCAAGCACAACTTCCAGGGCCTGCAGCTCGACGGCGGCTATGGCGGTGCAACGCAAGGCGGTGCGGGTACGACCAAGTTCGGCATTCTGGGCGGCTTCGGCAACCTGGCGTCGGACGGTTTCAACGTCACGGCAACGGCCAGCTATTACAAGTCAAACGGCTTTACGCTGGCCGATCGCGACACGACAAAGAACGAAGATTTCAGCAACAAGCCGTTTGGCGGCAGTATCCAGTACCCGACGTATTTCCTTAACCCGACGACGGGTGCTGCGTCGGTACCGTTCGGTTGCGCCGGCGGCACGCTTGCGCCGTACACGAGCAGCATCATCGCGAGTCAGAGAGCCTCGGTCAGCTCAGGCAATGTCTGCCTGAAGAATACGGCCGAAGACACATCGATTCAACCGATGACCGAACGCTATAACGCCAAGGTCCACGCCGACTTCAAGATCAACGACCAGACGACCGCGTACGCCGACTTGTGGGAAAGCTACAACACGACGACCACGAGCGATTTCAACGCGGCAATCGGCAACTTTCTCCAGTACAACCCGGTTACCAAAACGGTCAGCCCGTATACGTCGCTGGTGCCGGCAAACAATCCGTACAACACGACCGGCGTTCCGCAGGAGTTCTTCGGTTCTGTTCCGACTACGATCAACGTCAAGACGAATTCGAACTTCTGGCGTGCGGGCACGGGCGTGAAGGGCACCTTCTCGCTGTACGGAGATGACTGGGACTGGAACACCGGGTACACCCATTCGCAAAGTACCGTCAGCAATACGACCAACGGTGTGTTCAACCCGACCGGCTTGACGGCGGTGCTGCAAAACGGCACGTATAACTTTGGGAATCCGTCCGCGACGCCGAACGGTCTGAACGGTGCACTCACGCAGTCGAGCAACCTCGGTATTTCGAAGCTCGATGCGTTCGACGCAACCCTGTCGACGCCGTCCCTGTTCCACATACCGACGGGCGATGTCGGCCTGGGTTTGGGTGCGCAGTTCCTGCATGAAAGCGAACTGATCGAAGAAGACGGCGCCACGATGAATGGCGGAATTCTCAATCCTAATCTCCAGACGGTCGACGGTGAACGCAACATCGCCGCGGCTTACTACCAGATCGATATTCCGCTGATCAACAAGATGCTGACGTTTAGTCAGGCGGGTCGATACGACCATTACAGCGACTTTGGCGGTGCGTTCTCACCACGTTTTGCTCTGCGGTTCCAGCCGATTCAGCAGTTGACCACGTACGCATCGTATAACCGAGGCTTCCGCGCACCGGAATTCCTCGAGAACACGAATTCGTCGAACCTCGGCATCCAGCCAGTCGGCCCGAACGGTCAGAACGAAACCGTCGTGACCCGAGGCAACCCGGCGCTGCAACCGGAAAAAACGAAGAACTACAACATCGGCTTCGAACTGTCGCCGACGCGTACGACCGACGTCGGCTTCGACTGGTACAAGATTCACGTCGACAAAGCGATCGGCACCACGATCGATCCGGCAGGTACGGTTCTCAACCCGGATGGTTCGATCGCGTACATGCTGAACACATACGAGAACCTCGGTTCGTTCGATACGGACGGCTTCGAAACGACGTTCTCACAGTCGCTGCCTACCAAGGTAGGTACGTTCAAGCTGTCGGCTGACTGGACGTATGTGTGGCACTTCAAGATGAATGGGATTGGCGGTCTGTCTTCAACGGTCGACGGTGCGGGTAATGACCTGACGCTCTCGCAGCCGTTTGGCGGTTCGTTCCCGCGCTGGAAGGGCAATACGGATCTGTCCTGGGCGTACCATCAGTTCACGGCGGATCTGCAATGGCAATACACGGGGCCGTACTCGAACGCACTGGGTCTGAACTATTCCACCGCGTCGTATAGCGAGTTCAACCTGAACGTCGCCTACAACGGCTTCAAACACTGGACGATCTACGGCGGTATCAATAACATCTTCAACCGGGCGCCGCCGTACGATCCGTTGTGGCTCAGCACCACCGATCAAACCGGTTACGACCAGTCGTTGTACACGTATATCGGCCGTTATGTACAGATCGGTGCAACCTACAAGTTCTAG
- a CDS encoding ABC transporter permease, which translates to MSSSTPASSSTAWTTESAVVTQAPSPSPWRRTWWRFRQQRLGYWSLIIFGALFVISLFGELLANDRPLVVRYEGHYYFPIVKDYSELVFGGDFPARANYLDPYIRSRLESKGNFAIYPPNHYHYDTIDYFAAHPFPAPPSATNWLGTDQFGRDVLSRLLYGFRLSVLMALALTVSGVLLGVLTGAVQGFYGGRTDLIGQRLIEIWSSMPDLYLLIIFASIFEPTLWLLFILLSMFGWLVLSDYVRAEFLRNRSLDYVKAARTMGLTNWQIMWRHVLPNSLTPVITFLPFRMSAAILSLTSLDFLGLGVPPPTPSLGELLQEGKNNLDAWWISISAFSALVITLLLLTFMGDALRNALDTRMRGSAFGGGK; encoded by the coding sequence ATGTCCTCGTCGACCCCCGCATCCAGTTCAACCGCATGGACCACTGAGTCCGCGGTCGTCACCCAGGCACCGTCACCTTCCCCGTGGCGGCGCACCTGGTGGCGCTTCAGACAGCAGCGGCTCGGTTACTGGAGCCTCATCATCTTCGGTGCGCTGTTTGTCATCAGCCTCTTTGGCGAGCTGCTGGCGAATGATCGTCCGCTTGTCGTGCGCTATGAAGGGCATTACTACTTTCCGATCGTGAAGGACTATTCGGAGCTGGTGTTTGGCGGCGACTTTCCGGCGCGCGCGAACTACCTCGATCCGTATATCCGCTCGCGGCTCGAATCGAAGGGTAACTTCGCGATCTATCCGCCCAATCACTACCACTACGACACCATCGATTACTTCGCCGCGCACCCGTTTCCGGCGCCGCCTTCGGCCACCAACTGGCTCGGGACCGACCAGTTCGGGCGCGATGTGCTCTCGCGCCTGCTGTACGGTTTCCGGCTGTCGGTGCTGATGGCGCTCGCGCTGACGGTATCGGGGGTATTGCTCGGCGTACTGACAGGGGCGGTGCAGGGCTTCTACGGAGGGCGCACCGACCTGATCGGCCAGCGCCTGATCGAAATCTGGAGTTCGATGCCAGACCTCTACCTGCTGATCATCTTCGCCTCGATCTTCGAGCCGACGCTGTGGCTGCTGTTCATCCTGCTGTCGATGTTCGGCTGGCTGGTCCTGTCCGACTACGTACGTGCCGAATTCCTGCGTAACCGCTCGCTCGACTACGTGAAGGCCGCCCGCACGATGGGGCTCACGAACTGGCAGATCATGTGGCGCCACGTGCTGCCCAACAGCCTGACACCGGTCATCACCTTTTTGCCGTTCCGCATGAGTGCCGCGATCCTCTCGCTGACCAGTCTCGACTTCCTGGGTCTCGGCGTGCCGCCGCCCACCCCCAGCCTCGGTGAACTGCTGCAGGAGGGCAAGAACAACCTCGATGCGTGGTGGATCTCGATCTCGGCGTTCTCGGCGCTCGTGATCACGCTGCTGCTGCTGACCTTCATGGGCGATGCGCTGCGCAACGCACTGGACACGCGCATGCGCGGTTCGGCATTCGGTGGAGGCAAGTGA
- a CDS encoding TldD/PmbA family protein, whose product MIDERWAQAARALHSEADFWSLRVVDEQIEDHEVRNDVAQPLSTNRDRGAMLTAWVGAGAGYAATANLSAAGLQAALDIATARAHASAALSLIDHREVARPAANGRYASPNLQQALPSRAEWLDLLRHECASANRDARIVERIAGVQITHTDQLYITSDGVRIDQQFRFLLPAMSVAAHADGDTQVRTLGSYGTLSQGGLEVLARFGFDGAGVRVADEALQLLAAPNCPSGPRDLLLMPDQMMLQIHESIGHPLELDRILGDERNFAGWSFVKQEMFGSYRYGSDLLNVTFDPELREEAASYGFDDDGTEATKQYLIRGGVLERPLGGALSQQRAQMPGVANSRASNWNRPPIDRMANLNIEPGTSSLDEMIGNIEHGIMMRTNTSWSIDDHRNKFQFGCEFGQLIENGKLTQVVKQPNYRGISANFWRSLSAVGNAGTRGVYGTPYCGKGEPMQIIRVGHASPACVFSNVDVFGGA is encoded by the coding sequence ATGATTGACGAACGTTGGGCGCAGGCCGCCCGCGCGCTGCACAGCGAGGCCGATTTCTGGTCGCTGCGGGTCGTCGATGAGCAGATCGAAGATCACGAAGTGCGCAACGATGTCGCACAGCCGCTCAGCACGAACCGCGATCGTGGCGCGATGTTGACTGCCTGGGTCGGCGCGGGTGCCGGTTACGCGGCGACAGCGAACCTGTCGGCAGCGGGATTGCAGGCCGCGCTCGATATTGCAACCGCACGGGCACACGCAAGCGCCGCGTTATCGCTGATCGATCATCGCGAAGTAGCGCGGCCCGCCGCGAACGGCCGCTACGCATCGCCGAATCTGCAGCAGGCGTTGCCGTCCCGCGCCGAATGGCTCGATCTCCTGCGTCACGAATGCGCAAGCGCGAATCGCGATGCGCGGATCGTCGAGCGCATCGCGGGTGTGCAGATCACGCATACCGATCAGCTCTATATCACCAGCGATGGCGTCCGGATCGATCAACAGTTCCGCTTCCTGCTGCCGGCCATGAGCGTCGCTGCGCACGCGGACGGCGATACGCAGGTGCGTACGCTCGGCAGCTACGGCACGCTTTCGCAAGGCGGCCTCGAGGTGCTGGCGCGTTTCGGCTTCGATGGTGCCGGTGTACGCGTCGCCGACGAAGCATTGCAGCTTCTGGCCGCGCCGAACTGTCCTTCCGGTCCGCGCGACCTGTTGCTGATGCCCGACCAGATGATGCTGCAGATCCACGAATCGATCGGCCACCCGCTCGAACTGGACCGTATCCTCGGCGACGAGCGCAACTTCGCGGGCTGGAGCTTCGTCAAGCAGGAGATGTTCGGCTCGTATCGCTACGGCTCCGATCTGCTGAACGTGACGTTCGATCCGGAGCTGCGCGAAGAAGCGGCTTCCTATGGCTTCGACGACGACGGCACCGAGGCGACCAAGCAGTATCTGATCCGCGGCGGCGTGCTCGAACGGCCGCTCGGCGGCGCGCTCTCGCAGCAGCGTGCGCAGATGCCGGGCGTCGCGAATTCGCGCGCGTCGAACTGGAACCGTCCGCCCATCGACCGCATGGCGAACCTCAACATCGAACCGGGCACCAGCTCGCTCGACGAGATGATCGGCAACATCGAGCACGGCATCATGATGCGCACGAACACATCGTGGTCGATCGACGATCACCGCAACAAATTCCAGTTCGGCTGCGAGTTTGGCCAACTGATCGAAAACGGCAAGCTCACACAGGTGGTCAAGCAGCCCAACTATCGCGGCATCTCGGCGAATTTCTGGCGCAGTCTGAGCGCGGTGGGTAATGCCGGGACGCGCGGCGTGTACGGCACGCCATACTGCGGCAAGGGCGAGCCGATGCAGATCATACGTGTAGGTCACGCGTCGCCGGCCTG
- a CDS encoding ABC transporter ATP-binding protein, with protein MTQPLLEIDRFSVRFGDKVAVQDLSLSIARGERVALVGESGSGKSVTALSILRLVAQAELSGRILLDGDDLLQKTEQQMRGIRGADVAMVFQEPMTALNPLYTIGKQIAESLRLHEGLRPNAARQRGIELLKRTGIPEPERRIDSFPHQLSGGQRQRAMIAMALACRPRLLLADEPTTALDVTVRQQIVDLLIGLQEQEAADRGMAVLLITHDLNLVKRFAQRVAVMEKGVLVETNTTEELFSNPQHPYTKRLLDSEPQRAIDAIEPDARTLLDVEKLAIDYRIPAKGWRSMFGRATFRAVHELDLNLKRGETLGIVGESGSGKSTLAATVLGLQRPATGEIRIDGIPLPKSGQSRERRELCARMQVVFQDPFGSLSPRMTVEQIIGEGLAVHHKNVETKERRGRVAALLEEVGMPAESMVRYPHEFSGGQRQRIAIARALAVEPELLVLDEPTSALDVSIQKQVLNLLTKLQKKYQLSYLFITHDLAVMRAMAHRVIVMKSGRIVEAGDTLDVLRTPSHPYTQSLLASSLINQPASSRTTA; from the coding sequence ATGACTCAACCCCTGCTGGAAATAGACCGCTTCTCGGTGCGCTTTGGCGACAAGGTCGCGGTGCAGGACCTGAGCCTCTCCATCGCACGCGGCGAACGTGTGGCACTGGTCGGCGAATCGGGCTCGGGCAAGAGCGTCACTGCGCTGTCGATCCTGCGGCTCGTCGCCCAGGCGGAACTGAGCGGGCGCATCCTGCTCGACGGTGATGACCTGCTGCAGAAGACCGAGCAGCAGATGCGCGGTATCCGCGGTGCGGACGTCGCAATGGTGTTTCAGGAACCGATGACGGCGCTCAATCCGCTCTATACGATCGGCAAGCAGATTGCAGAAAGCTTACGGTTGCACGAGGGCTTGCGCCCGAACGCAGCCCGTCAACGCGGCATCGAACTGCTCAAACGCACCGGCATTCCCGAGCCGGAGCGGCGTATCGACAGCTTTCCGCACCAGTTATCGGGTGGCCAGCGCCAGCGCGCGATGATCGCGATGGCGCTCGCGTGCCGCCCGCGCCTGCTGCTGGCCGACGAACCGACCACCGCGCTTGATGTGACCGTGCGCCAGCAGATCGTCGACCTGCTGATCGGCCTGCAGGAGCAGGAAGCGGCCGACCGCGGCATGGCCGTGCTGCTGATCACGCACGACCTGAACCTGGTGAAGCGCTTCGCACAACGTGTGGCGGTAATGGAAAAGGGCGTGCTGGTGGAAACCAACACCACCGAAGAACTGTTCTCGAACCCGCAGCACCCGTACACGAAGCGGCTGCTCGACAGCGAACCGCAACGCGCAATCGATGCGATCGAACCGGATGCACGCACGCTGCTCGACGTGGAAAAGCTCGCAATCGACTACCGGATTCCGGCCAAAGGCTGGCGTTCGATGTTTGGCCGCGCAACGTTCCGCGCGGTGCACGAGCTTGACCTGAATCTCAAACGCGGGGAAACGCTGGGCATCGTGGGCGAGTCAGGATCGGGTAAATCGACGCTGGCGGCAACTGTGCTCGGATTGCAGCGTCCCGCGACCGGCGAGATCCGCATCGACGGCATCCCGTTGCCGAAGTCGGGGCAGAGCCGCGAGCGGCGCGAACTGTGCGCGCGCATGCAGGTGGTGTTTCAGGACCCGTTTGGCTCGCTCTCGCCGCGCATGACCGTCGAACAGATCATCGGTGAAGGGCTGGCCGTGCATCATAAAAACGTCGAGACGAAAGAGCGGCGCGGCCGCGTTGCCGCGCTACTCGAGGAAGTGGGCATGCCGGCCGAATCGATGGTGCGCTATCCGCACGAATTCTCAGGCGGCCAGCGTCAGCGGATCGCAATTGCACGCGCACTCGCGGTCGAACCGGAACTTCTCGTGCTCGACGAGCCGACCAGCGCGCTCGACGTATCGATCCAGAAGCAGGTACTGAACCTGCTGACGAAACTGCAGAAGAAGTACCAGCTGAGTTATCTTTTTATCACGCACGATCTGGCGGTGATGCGCGCGATGGCGCATCGCGTGATTGTGATGAAGTCGGGGCGCATTGTCGAAGCAGGCGATACGCTCGATGTGCTGCGCACACCGTCGCATCCCTATACCCAGTCGCTGCTGGCGTCGTCGTTGATCAACCAGCCGGCTTCTTCCAGGACCACCGCATGA
- a CDS encoding extracellular solute-binding protein translates to MKFVKFRPSHTRPATVARGRFAPALVTALTALALLGVVPVAAHASSGISQYDQPKYPASFTHFDYADPDVPVHGTLNFQNYDEAQSYDSLNPYLVRGSPAPYIKTLMFDTLMQRSWDELASEYALIANDVEVAPDLTSATFHINPAARFSNGDPITAADVKYSFDTLESPQASPVFSAQFSVIKRAVVIDKSTIRFDFKQAERDGPLIAGDLPVFSPKWGMRADGTRPPFDQIATSPPIASSAYLIEARKNDKAITYRRNPTYWASDLPTRRGMFRFERINFRLYLDQYTKLEAFKAGNDDVDVEYSATQWARKYVGKNFKNGLLKKGEFDDGPAQMQGFLFNLRKPMFKDPRVRRALGLAFDYDWMNRMMFYGQYRRTNSYWEASPFGATGMPGPKELALLEPLRGSIPPEAFGPMLKQPDTIPPHSLRDNLKQARDLLAQAGWHYRDGALRDANGTAMSIEFMDDQPGMDRLTLPYMQALGNLGIQTNFREIDSALYQKRLDNFEYDMTTFIYPPVTIPGIELTRRFGSAAASQPGSENYPGIKSKAVDSLIKSALSATTLDDLEAATRALDRVMIYSYYLVPQYYSPGARIGYKNTLGFPKVVPNSYQYEDWVINYWYLKPAKTPGAAATAAAASGSAAH, encoded by the coding sequence ATGAAATTCGTGAAGTTCCGGCCGTCACACACGCGGCCTGCAACCGTAGCACGTGGGCGTTTTGCCCCGGCGCTGGTGACCGCTCTGACGGCGCTGGCGCTACTCGGCGTCGTACCAGTTGCGGCTCACGCGAGCTCCGGCATCTCGCAGTACGATCAGCCCAAATACCCCGCCAGTTTCACCCACTTCGACTACGCGGACCCCGACGTGCCGGTCCACGGCACACTGAATTTTCAGAACTACGACGAAGCGCAAAGCTACGACTCGCTGAATCCGTATCTGGTGCGGGGGTCGCCTGCGCCGTACATCAAGACCTTGATGTTCGACACGCTGATGCAGCGCAGCTGGGACGAACTCGCCTCCGAATATGCACTGATCGCAAACGACGTCGAAGTCGCGCCCGATCTGACCTCGGCGACATTCCACATCAATCCGGCCGCCCGTTTTTCGAACGGCGATCCGATTACCGCGGCCGACGTCAAGTATTCGTTCGATACGCTGGAAAGTCCGCAAGCCTCACCGGTCTTTAGTGCGCAGTTCTCCGTGATCAAGCGTGCCGTGGTGATCGACAAGAGCACGATTCGCTTCGACTTCAAGCAGGCCGAGCGCGACGGACCGCTAATCGCCGGCGATCTTCCGGTCTTCTCGCCGAAGTGGGGCATGCGCGCCGACGGCACGCGCCCGCCGTTCGACCAGATCGCAACGTCGCCGCCGATCGCGAGCAGCGCGTATCTGATCGAAGCACGCAAGAACGACAAGGCGATCACGTATCGGCGCAATCCGACCTACTGGGCGTCGGACCTGCCGACACGGCGCGGTATGTTCCGTTTCGAGCGGATCAATTTCAGGCTCTATCTCGACCAGTACACGAAGCTCGAAGCCTTCAAGGCGGGCAACGACGATGTGGATGTCGAATACAGCGCGACGCAGTGGGCGCGCAAATACGTCGGCAAGAACTTCAAGAACGGCTTGTTGAAGAAGGGCGAATTCGACGACGGCCCGGCCCAGATGCAGGGCTTTCTGTTCAATCTGCGCAAGCCGATGTTCAAGGATCCACGCGTGCGTCGCGCATTGGGTCTTGCGTTCGATTACGACTGGATGAACCGGATGATGTTCTACGGTCAGTACCGTCGGACCAACAGCTACTGGGAAGCGAGCCCGTTCGGCGCGACCGGTATGCCGGGACCGAAGGAACTGGCGTTGCTCGAACCGCTGCGCGGCAGTATTCCGCCCGAGGCCTTCGGCCCGATGCTGAAGCAGCCCGACACGATTCCCCCGCACTCGCTGCGCGACAATCTGAAGCAGGCGCGCGATCTGCTCGCGCAGGCCGGCTGGCACTATCGCGACGGCGCGCTGCGCGATGCAAACGGTACAGCGATGTCGATCGAGTTCATGGATGACCAGCCCGGGATGGACCGTCTGACGCTGCCGTACATGCAGGCGCTCGGCAATCTCGGCATCCAGACGAACTTCCGCGAAATCGACAGTGCGCTGTACCAGAAGCGGCTCGACAATTTCGAGTACGACATGACCACCTTTATCTACCCGCCGGTGACGATTCCCGGTATCGAGTTGACGCGCCGCTTCGGCAGCGCAGCGGCGTCGCAACCGGGCTCGGAGAACTATCCTGGCATTAAGTCGAAAGCCGTCGATTCATTGATCAAATCCGCACTGAGCGCCACCACGCTTGACGATCTGGAAGCGGCGACGCGCGCGCTGGATCGCGTGATGATCTACTCGTATTACCTTGTGCCGCAGTACTACTCGCCGGGCGCGCGGATCGGCTACAAGAATACATTGGGCTTTCCGAAAGTCGTGCCCAATTCGTACCAGTATGAAGACTGGGTGATTAACTACTGGTACCTGAAGCCGGCAAAGACGCCGGGCGCCGCGGCCACAGCCGCCGCCGCTTCTGGCTCCGCTGCTCACTGA